The genomic window cAGCAAGCAGCAGCAaacaaaactgcaaaaatagctacatttttttaaggatgttctggatggttgcaaGGGTTTGAACCGTCCTCCattgttaataaaataagtatCCCAATCTCACTCCATTGGTTGAGCGAGATGTTGACATATCGGGCTGTTCCAACAACATACTCACAATGATTACAGGACGTCAAACTACTAATGGCTTACTTAAAGTTGACTCTGAACATTAAACATCACCTTTAACTTAACAAGACTCAATATTTGACTCAACAGTCAGCAGCTGCGTACGTCACACATGCATACATGCACAAGCACACGTACAACTAGCTTCGATTGGTGAGGTGAAAAACACATGactgcacacacatacagtacacattGAAAATGTGCTCAAATTTTGCTTAAACAAACACATGCATGTGCACACACTCAGCAGATATGGCGTCTTGCACAACGTTTGTGTACGCTAAAGGGTTAGATATGGAGAAcgaacacaaacacacgcaaTTTAAGCTGTACTATTATCTGATTACATCGGGTGCATTAGAGCGCTCTATTAAACGCTCCACTGATCTGAAATGGCTCCTGGCTGAAAGCAGATGTACTGTGGACCCTTAAATACAGTCTGGAAGATGTGCTGCATCGCTGCCTCCGATCTGCCAAAGAACGGCACGGACACGCACACGGGCCGGGTCTATTAAAGATGGCAGAATCGAACAGCGAAAATCATTACGAGGCCTTCTGGAGTTTTTATGCAGCTTGAGTTTACTGGTGTTACTTGAACACTGATAATAAAACGTTAACGTCTAAAGATATGAAAAGTGCATAGCCTCATTTGAGATTCGCCAGGTTGAAGTCACATGACCAGCCGAATACTACTTGCTTTAGCTTAGTAGGATCGTCTGAATATAACAATTAGACTTTGGACAATTAGACACTAGACTTTGAACGTGCAAAATTTCTTCGGATGTGGTAACGGTCGTGATATGACGTCACGGTCTACAGCGTCTTTTTTATAGACATGAATTCAACacataatttatagtaatacattaaaaatatagaacctactcgactttactgcaaaaatatcattCTTTTAAGTCAGCCAAGAGGTCATGCCGTGACAAATCGATCTTCTACTGGTCGCATATCTTCATGTGATGTGAATgcgcaggtcagagttcaccaaacttgcGAATTTTTTTCGTACAAGTTTGCATTTCCGGTGTGACGCATTCGCAtgcgtttgaatggaagtcaatggaatgaAAAGTGCAGCGTAAATCAATAATAGGTGACAAAGACGCCTGTGAATAGAATATTTTGATCATGGTATCTGTAATGCTACATCCACACCAATAGGTGTCAGTATAAAGTTCAAAGCCTCATTCAGACTGTGAGTTCAAATCCAATTTTTATGCATATCCGATCAGATTTAGAAAGTGtgaactagtgttgtcaaaaatatcaatatttcgATATGTATCAATACTGGAATATCTGAATGGTTCCAATACTCCTCACATGAGATTCGGCAGGTTGAGGTCACATGACTAGCCGAATACCACTTGGTTTAGCTTAGTACGTTGTGTGAATATTCTCAAACTATTTTTTtgcagaataaataaataataggtGACAAAGACACCTGTGAATAGAATATTTTGAAAATGCTATCTGTAATGCTACATCCACACCAATAGGTGTCAGTATAAAGTCCAAAACCTTGTTCAGACTGTCagtcaaaatcaatatttttgcgAATAGTGCTTGTATTGCACATCATTTTAGTCATTCCCACACTTAACCGCCTCTCAAACAGCTCGCGAGTACCAAATTGAGCTCTTTTTTGTATACTACACTTTTTACCCATAAGCAAGGTTCAGCGTACAGTGCGCATGACGCAAATTTAgtcatcagaagagtatgcaCGTATTGTACGCGCACCGCCGGAGTTTTGTACTTTGTGCACGTTTCatttagtttatccacaaggtggcaaccatgCCCTGTGGGCGtcaattcacaaggtagtcaaagaaaacctgcataaacagaacagaccagaATGCATGCAAGATATagcgacaatggaggcctacatagatgaCAGATTAGGTTAGAACAAGGTTTGTACAATTCTAGcctgaaagaatacaaagatgttaACATAGGTTGTAGAGATTTTTTAACTAGGCATGTGTATGCGtacgagtcaaatgaagtatactttgcaaggctgtgcgtTCGACTGTGCGAACGCGTAAAAAAAACGAAGTATACTCAGGGCTTTATTGCGCTTAAATGGTCAAATATgtgcaaaattatgtcaaaatgcctgtcCTGCCAAGTGAACACAGTTTTGAAACGTAAATAGTTGAGAGAAAACGCATGTTGTGTAAAAGTATATTGGATTAGTGCAtaaactcttaaagtgacagcagcctaataaacctgctgctgtcggTGATGTTgatcaaagaaaaaaagacaacatCTGAGCAGCATGGACACACAAATCAGATCTGAACAGTTGCGATACACAGTCAATAGTTTAGATCAGATTAGATCAGTTGGgctgacagtgtgaacgtagcccaAGATCACTAGCATTCTGGACACATTTAAGTGAATTTATGTTTCTTTGTGATGTTAAAAGGCATTTCATCTAAATGCTTCTTTAATAGTTTGATTtgactttaataataaaagaagtACATGGTATAAAGAGTACAGTAcatgtgtccaaacttttgactggtagtgcaGATAAAAAATAGTTAGTACACCTTTAAATTAGCATGCAACTACTGATTAGTGTTAGTAAAATACAGTACTATCAACTAGTTATTATTGAAAATACTATTGGATTCAACAGATTAGCTTCTAATCTAACCAGTCTTTAGAAATCACACAGGCCAAAATGTCAAATTAACCAGATGCATGAACTGTGCTAAATGAAcagttaatttaataattctCTTGGGATAACGCACCAAATTTGGCAGCCAGATATTTTGTTTATGCACTACTTATGTTACTAAAAAACTTTTATAGCTCAGGTCTTTTAGGTGGAAAATAGTCTGTCCTGTTCAAGGTCTCTGCCCAGAATAACTAGTTGTTcttgagagggagagagagtttGGACAGCCGTCCTCTGCTTCTGTGTCTCGATGTCATGCTGAGCGTCTCTACCGAACTGCACACTCACTCCGTCCCCATAGTGACCCCATGGCAACGACACCCTCCACGGAAACGCCACACCACATGCTAACACATGCCTCGTCATGCCGCAAGCATCCGGCCTGCATAAATGACACAATcttgacaaacacacacactcatatcacatatacaaaaaacaaatgattcgagagagagagagagagaaacagaaagaTTGTCTGTCCAGCCCAGTCCAGCCTCCCCGAACGTGCCGTTTGCTCTTTAAAACGCTCCTCCcttaaaatacaaaaactatCTATTATTGTATTAACAATTACTATTATATTTCTCAGTGTTACACCATTAAAAAGTGCAGCTCACATTTCTCCAACTCTTTTCAGAGGAGAAAAAGAGTCTCATAATAAGACGGAAGGAAGCCATGAGAAAATAGAGCAGCATATTCACACACtttgattatttttaacatCAATGAAGATACACATTAATGCTGTAATACACGCACAGCAGAAtctcacaaaacaaaaaacacgtCTGGGTCGTATTTCACCCCTAAATCAAAAGAAAGTAATGGGAAATTattttttgcataaagaaaataaagcctGTAAATAAAGCCCCCCAAATCCCCAgtaccaaaataatgtaaaaaataatgaaatgtttaattattcatGCATTGTGTGCAGTAGTATTAATTGCACAACTTATTTTAGGTAAAAAAATAGAAACAagaattacagaaaaaaaatctttgataCATTACATTAATGAAAAATTTGGGGAAAATGTGCTTAAAACCCCACccaaatattttacaattaaaacaaaatatttaattagtgctgtcaaatatatatatatatttgacagattgttagattaatcacatctaacaaccgtttgtacaaaaaaaaaaaaaaaaaaaaaaaaaatatatatatatatatatatatatatatatatatatatatatatatagtgtgtgtgtgtgtgtgtcaaatcaattaaacgcgattaatcacatctaacaaccgtttgtaaatatatagtgtgtgtgtgtgtgtgtaaaatagaTTAATAGCATCTAAcaaaatattgtatatataaatatatatatatatatatatatatatatatatagtgtgtgtgtgtcaaatcgattaatcgcgattaatcacatctaacaaccatttgtaaatatatagtgtgtgtgtgtgtgtgtgtgtgtgtgaaatagattaatcgtgattaatcacatctaacataagcGATCAAGCGTATCTAACAACcgtttgtaaataaataaatatatatatatatatatatatatatatatatatatatagtgtgtgtgtgtgtcaaatcgattaatcgcgattaatcacatctaacaaccatttgtaaatatatagtgtgtgtgtgtgtgtgtgtgtgtgtgtgaaatagattaatcgtgattaatcacatctaacataagcGATCAAGCGTATCTAACAACcgtttgtaaataaataaataaatatatatatatatatatatatatatatatatatagtgtgtgtgtgtgtcaaatcgattaatcgcaattaatcacatctaacataagcgattaatcacatctaacaaccatttgtaaatatatagtgtgtgtgtgtgtgtgtcaaatagattaatcgcgattaatcacatctaacataagcGATCAAGCGTATCTAACAACcgtttgtaaataaataaataaataaatacataaataaatatatacatatatatatatatatatatatatatatatatatatatatatatatatctatattgtgtgtgtgtgtgtgtgtgtgctgtcaaatcgattaatcacgattaatcacatctaacctaagcaattaatcacatctaacaactgtttgtaaatatatagtgtgtgtatgtgctgtcaaatcgattaatcgtgattaatcacatctaacataagcGATTAATCTCATCTAGCAAccgtttgtaaatatatttgtgtgtgtgtgtgtgtgttagcttttaagttagatgtgattaatcgcttgtaagatgtgattaatcgatttgacagcacttatatatatatatatatatatatatatatatatatatatatacaaacacactGTATATaacctaaataaaaatattattttaattgtaaaatatttaaacatggTAGTTatttgctgtttacatttaaaataaaaaatgctgtattaaaaaaaaatctataaagtTAAGTTATAAATTAGTTATTTATGGTAAGAGCATTTGGGggtaaaatatgtttaattattatgaACATcatctcacaaaaaaaaaaaaaaaaatgtaattgtccTAATTGGCAaaaaattatttctttttttctctcttgatTTTGGGATAAAACATGACCATGACATGTTTCCGTGAGATTCATCCCCATCAACCTCTGACACAGTCTCATACGCACACATACGCGGGTAAAGGCAGATTTTTGATGGGGTTTCTGTAAAACATGAGCCCCTattagtgcacacacacacacaaagaaacaCGTCACTAGAGCAAAGTGTGGCGAGAACTATCCGGCGCAAAATCAACAAACTCTTTGCTTCTATAGTTCACAGCAAATCTGGAAGAACAATTCtgattgtttttcttcaaatgtcctttttatgaaagaaaaaaaaaaagatgacatcaagttttttttctatgtgtgtgtatttttttccccttagaTCTGGATTTTCTTTCAAAAGTCCCAGAAGACCTGGAACGATCCTTCGAGGAAGTTGTTTTCTTTTCTCCGCCCTGGTGGTTAATGTTTTTAACGATATTTCGGTTGGATCTACAACACGTCACTCACAGCACACGGACAACAAGGGATCCCAAGAAAAAGAGGGACTTCACTACTATTGTGCCAGCGATAAAGAGAAACCACAGAGAAAAAAGCAAAAGAGACAAGGATGGTGGAGTCCATTTGCTGTCTGTAAGTCTCCAGATGGCGTAAGATTTCAATGTCTGCGGCTTTCAGCTGAACCAATTGGAGCTGTTTActtagaagaagaagaagaagaagaaagagagaaaggaggATAGATAGAACGAGAGATGGAAGGAACAAAGATACAGAAAATCAGTTCAAGTGGGAAAGATGAGGAAAAGGCTTGGAGAGGTCAGGGATTTCGAGAAAAACAACTATAAATGGTGACGAGAAAAAAATGAGACTGTTAATGGCAAGAGGGCGTCGCATTTCCCCTCATGGCTTTAATTACAGCGGCCCTCCGGGGCTGTCGGACGCGCATGGGATGTCTGAGACCTGGAAAAATACAATTCCCAGAGTTCCTGCGACTTGATCCGTTTCAGCGGTGGCCAATTTAAAGGCTGCCAAATGAGCTCCCACGAGCCTCCGGGTCTAGACGAGGGGTTGGTTGAATGAGACGAGGGACGGGGCCGAGGTGACGCGTTCACACATCAGAAAGATGTCAGACCTCTCCAGCCTGAGGAACACGGGGGAATGacagctaaaaaaaataaaacaggaagAAAACATCATCCTGGTAACGTGTAGTTGCGGCACGAGCGCTCTCGGAGCATCTTTAAATGGCTTTGTTGGATTTCGCGACTATCCCAGAGTCCCGAACGGATGCTAATGCACAAAATATCAAAGAACCGTTGTGTAATTAGCAACTGGTAAATATGCAGGCCTTTATACTACATGTTACCAGAGTAAATCGAGATGAAAGTGGAGGAGAGATTCAGAAGCTCAAAGGTTAAAGGTTACAAGAGTGGATGGCTAAAAGTACCCGTGTTGTGCCGTCTGGCAGCAAGTTAGTCTTGTGCATAAGGACGGGGTTTCGGGTCAAAGGTCAAATGGGGTCGGAGGGAAAAATGGGAGATGGAGAGGGCGAATCAGGCTTTGAGGGCGTGCCACTGCGCCACGTTTGTGCGTGGCCGGCTCAACATGTCCTTCCAGTGTTTGACCTCAGCAGGACCGCTCTTCCATGACAAGTAGatctgaaggagaaaacaagaAAGAGATGATGGTAAACAAGAATGAAGGACACAGCAGGGTTCCCGCTCTTTTCAAAACGCCCTTTCCAGGTCGAGAATCGTAAAGAATTTAACGACTCGTTTCCAATTCCACTAAAAGATTCCAATTCCTAAATGATTCCATTAACGATTCTTTTAGTACTTTTGAACAACCTTATTTTCAGTTGTCGTGCCGCTGTTGATTCAGTATGAGCGCTGAATCATGAAACATGACTTTGAACGACTTTGAACGATTTTGTTCTGCAACAGTGAACGAATGCAGACGAATCGTTAATAGAATCGaatgttaaataaaatctgtgtttttttctttgaataGAACCCGTTCCTAACCCaagcatattatatattaagaattatattttgaccaaagtccctttaagacaagtcatttcactcggcggccatctttgaaacgcctctcgggcatcctgggcatcttgcagctcctatctctttgaatggggaaacatcaaattctccaaaactgttcgccaaccttacgattaaatttcatatttgaaatcaccaatgaaatctgacaaaaaccgtctcataaatgttttttccaaactctcgaatcatgacaaaaaactgtatttttcaggctggatcaagctaatgcgcatgcacaGAAAATGCGCATCTCTTGCGCCTCATTTCGGAGACGCATGTCTGACTGTTTCTGTAGAAACCAGAGCTTTTAACAGCTGCTGCAGTGACGCTATGACTTTACCAgttggcgattggctcttatttagaaggcgggacttattccgccatattgcgcgttacactttctctcTTGTGTTATTCAATTGTCTTTGATTTTGACCCTCTTATTTTAGCATCTATGTCGTTTCtagttttatataaatatatatatacacatacatatattaggagtgtaacggtacatgtattcgtccCGAACCGTCACGGTACGGACGTCACTGTTCAGTGCATACAGTCAATCTACACTCTGATCCAGAAGGGGGCATCCGCGGTAATGCAacgctgtttgctaaccgccacaacaggaaaaaccACCGAAAAAGAAGAACAGATGATCTAcgcataaaaatgtttaagtctAATCTCTCAACCAATGTTTCAACCGtggaaaaacattaataaaacagcttacgtagcattacatttacctcaggtcagtcatttagtgtccattagcatgttagttcactagagaaatgagCTCTAGAGGGcagcatttcactaaatatatgttTGTTGAttgttatatctaaaaataaagaactcaatttaatagtttgggctgtgttgttaattgtaaccttcaATATTGTAGTAATGTGCAAGAAAAAGTTTCctgtatatagtttacagcattagctggGATAGATTGTTTTTATCCTTacgaaaatgttaattatagttgaatttatttaaagagagaaACACAATGTGTtcaataaaccactgtttaataaaaaagaagaaaaaagaagcaattttatgtttagttttctccccccTGCTGAACTGAACCCGTACCGATATGTGACTTCAATACCGAGGTACGTGCCGAACCGTCatgtttgtgtaccgttactcctctaatatatgtattatatctatctgtacacatttttaaaaaatcttttcagTTTTCCTTTCTAAAGCATACTGCTTTTATACATGAATCTCAAATCTCTGATAAACGAGTTAGGTAGTAATTTAAAAGTAACTTAATTACATTACCAAAAATCAATGACTACACTTTATTTCATGTAATATGAAATCAGTAGCGGATTATAATTTGTAAGTAATTTACGCATTACACAATAGCTTAAACAGGATGCACATATTGTCACCTTTCCAATGACATCATTGCGGCTCAGTCGATCCTTATCCATGAcggtgatgatgatggtggtcTCTCGGAGAACATGTGCGGGCACGTCAAAAGGGAAGGATTCGTTAAAAACGGGGTTCAGGCAGCGTTTTATGGTCACTGTCTTCTTCTTCTCCACTCGCTTGTCTTTGTGCATTAGCCATACTTTGACATAGGGGTCTACAGCCAATCAGAGAACGAGAGGGCGTGAGTTATGCAAATGACACATGAAGCTATTCAATATTCATTCAACCAGAGTATTCGTTAATGTTATTATATGTGTGTCTGAGTACCTGAGGTGCCCCCGATGTCCATGGCTTTGAGGTTGCGAGCTTTTATGATGTTAACAGTGATGGTGTTGGCAGTGGGGTTATAACACAGAGATAACAGCAGATCGCCACGTCTTCCctacaacacacacaaacagaccaCATGTCTTGACACAAGCTTGAAAGAGGTTTGAGAGTTACGGCAAAGcttggaatatagtgcaacAGTCATATGGACTACACATAATAACAGATTTTtatccatatagtggacttcaacgggGATCAACgggtttcagtgcagcttcaaagagctctacatgatcccagatgaggaataagggccgaaacgattggtcattttctacagaaaataaaaatgatatactttCAAACCACAAatactcatcttgcactgctacGCATTGCGTAATCACGTTGGACAGGTCATGCATGACGTGATTTCCATTATATGAATCACTCCacagtttcagctaaaaatctctgttcaaatgaagaaaaaaagtcacctacatctaggatggcctgagtgtgagtaaatgaacagcaaatgttcattttttgggtgaactatccctttaagagtccACATTttccattgtatggaaaagtCCACTCACGGCTCCATCCATGCAGGGTTTAAGATCCTTCCAGAAGGACTTCAGCTGTCCGAGCTCCACTTTATTCAGAGGGATGGAGACCTCTCCGATCGGGTCGTTACGGCTGAACCGATCGTAATCCAGCACCTGGAGATACAACGTTCGTTCCCGCACCTTCTCATACGGGAACCCTGAGGAGGTGTAATGAAGGCAAGATTAGAGTCAGATTTACCAGTGCCATTAACATTTTTGCACCGAGACAGTATTTTCCTGATGATTCAGCATGTTTCCCTccaaattctcattactgtcatgtaaaaattataataacaaacaaaaacccTCTCATTATTGTAACGAGACCTGACAGTTTACTTTTACAgccttttttttgtcattttcattctTCTCATGCTGTTTCTCATTAGATTCTAATACAGTTTTTTCATCAGTATTAcagtaaataattataataattgaaCCCATCATGACCTTAGTGTTGCAACTGTCTTGCTCTAATTTTTTAGCTACagaaatgataatataatttttaacactctatcgccggcgataccaccgcgttttttttctaaccagtgtgaaagagactcaaaatactctgtcaatgttgcacatacaattaagagttatacaccattttaatctgtggaatatcttctttcatttgtgtacactcagagtaacaacaaaatgttgtgctttttgtaaaataaagaaaactaacatgatgcgtgatctctcgtctccctctgaacgaagtccaatctgatagttcccAGAAAATATACTGTAACTTAGtaaatactaatcacaaaaaaattagacttatgtctaaaaaaaagttgaaatgtcaggttttaaatcgaaaacaaacattctgtgtttatgtaatctgtatgaaaagagagccatgtcagaaatccgtgattcagctcattatccactaatgcggccacgcccacggagtcagcgctattcagaggcaaattctgagtcaatgcatgcattcatcgtctcaatcgtgtatttattgtcttcaaaagtgttttgaatagccatagttagcgatctctggcctctgttagttcgtttaattcctggattgcctattcttctttagcaggcatttgtggactaaaggtgtacagagcaccCTCTGgttgcaagtatgaattgaaaacacagtatccagcgctcatagtaatgacaataaatcctgaataaatattactcctctgtatagaaatttgacataaacatataagaatccatcaatatttctccaaatgtgcatgctttaagctaaaagcctatatgaaatgccatagaggtaacataattgttcagacactttgcatcacacaaatacattatattttaaagaatataatataatatcattattttaaattgtaataatatttcacagtattgctgttttttctgtatgtttgatgagctttgagacatgatcacagagggttttttcacagcctacctgactgaaagagctcattatttatgcagctcattagagctctttatgcgattcttttgtcttctcaggtgagaatcacccattattcatggtgattcacgcctccacgcatactgtgtttcttgaccaaagatgttttagaaaatgtaaatctctctattgttttatatgaaggagtaggaagaataaatttta from Chanodichthys erythropterus isolate Z2021 chromosome 24, ASM2448905v1, whole genome shotgun sequence includes these protein-coding regions:
- the syt7a gene encoding synaptotagmin-7 isoform X3; the protein is MGNKPANSPKGQPPDADGHSSVSDLANSLTGDMVMLSPGSEDDDHEGPVSEKLGRIQFSLGYSFQDTTLTVKILKGQDLPAKDFSGTSDPFVKIYLLPDRKHKLETKVKRKNLNPHWNETFLFEGFPYEKVRERTLYLQVLDYDRFSRNDPIGEVSIPLNKVELGQLKSFWKDLKPCMDGAGRRGDLLLSLCYNPTANTITVNIIKARNLKAMDIGGTSDPYVKVWLMHKDKRVEKKKTVTIKRCLNPVFNESFPFDVPAHVLRETTIIITVMDKDRLSRNDVIGKIYLSWKSGPAEVKHWKDMLSRPRTNVAQWHALKA
- the syt7a gene encoding synaptotagmin-7 isoform X2 — translated: MMGQIKKRGLDVKSFLEGKMVVLSLAIGLAEQDDFANLPDLQEVPPSQETPPDKSRNMGNKPANSPKGQPPDADGHSSVSDLANSLTGDMVMLSPGSEDDDHEGPVSEKLGRIQFSLGYSFQDTTLTVKILKGQDLPAKDFSGTSDPFVKIYLLPDRKHKLETKVKRKNLNPHWNETFLFEGFPYEKVRERTLYLQVLDYDRFSRNDPIGEVSIPLNKVELGQLKSFWKDLKPCMDGAGRRGDLLLSLCYNPTANTITVNIIKARNLKAMDIGGTSDPYVKVWLMHKDKRVEKKKTVTIKRCLNPVFNESFPFDVPAHVLRETTIIITVMDKDRLSRNDVIGKIYLSWKSGPAEVKHWKDMLSRPRTNVAQWHALKA